One window from the genome of Dongia rigui encodes:
- a CDS encoding 4-hydroxyproline epimerase: MARFTFSCIDAHTCGNPVRVVSGGGPQLRGATMSDRRQHFLSEYDWIRKGLMFEPRGHDMMSGSILYPPTRDDCDVAILFIETSGCLPMCGHGTIGTVTVAIENGLVRPKKPGELRLDTPAGLVVAQYEQVGEYVESVRLTNVPGFLHSEGLEIDCPELGPIKVDVAYGGNFYCIVEPQENYRDMADFTAGELIAMSRELRRRMNERYTFEHPDNPTIRGLSHILWTGKPTVDGADARNAVFYGDKAIDRSPCGTGTSARMAQLAGKGKLTVGDNFVHESIIGSLFKGRVEKAAAVGNKPAIVPSIEGWARVTGYNTIFIDDRDPYKHGFQVI; encoded by the coding sequence ATGGCCCGATTCACCTTTTCCTGTATCGACGCGCATACCTGCGGCAATCCCGTGCGGGTCGTTTCCGGGGGTGGCCCGCAATTGCGCGGCGCCACGATGAGTGATCGGCGCCAGCATTTCCTCAGTGAATATGACTGGATCCGCAAAGGGCTGATGTTCGAGCCGCGTGGCCACGACATGATGTCCGGCAGCATCCTCTATCCGCCGACCCGCGACGATTGCGATGTTGCCATCTTGTTCATTGAGACCTCCGGCTGCCTGCCGATGTGCGGTCACGGCACCATCGGCACGGTGACGGTGGCGATCGAGAACGGCTTGGTCCGGCCGAAGAAGCCGGGCGAGCTGCGGCTGGATACGCCGGCCGGCCTCGTCGTCGCGCAGTATGAGCAGGTCGGCGAGTATGTCGAGAGTGTGCGCCTGACCAACGTGCCAGGTTTCTTGCATTCGGAAGGTCTCGAGATCGACTGCCCCGAACTCGGCCCGATCAAGGTCGATGTCGCTTATGGCGGCAATTTCTATTGCATCGTCGAGCCGCAGGAGAACTATCGCGACATGGCGGATTTTACCGCCGGCGAGCTCATCGCCATGAGCCGCGAACTGCGCCGGCGCATGAACGAGCGGTACACCTTCGAGCATCCAGACAACCCGACCATCCGCGGGCTGTCGCATATCCTCTGGACGGGCAAGCCAACGGTTGATGGTGCCGACGCCCGCAACGCCGTCTTCTATGGCGACAAGGCGATCGACCGTTCGCCCTGCGGCACCGGCACCTCGGCGCGCATGGCGCAGCTGGCAGGCAAGGGCAAGCTGACGGTCGGCGACAATTTCGTTCATGAAAGCATCATCGGCTCGCTGTTCAAGGGGCGGGTCGAGAAAGCGGCGGCGGTCGGCAACAAGCCGGCCATCGTGCCGTCGATCGAAGGCTGGGCGCGCGTGACCGGCTACAACACCATCTTCATCGACGATCGCGATCCCTATAAGCACGGCTTTCAGGTCATCTAA
- the upp gene encoding uracil phosphoribosyltransferase → MVKTFKEFPTLSVLDHPLIQHKLSMMRDKATPTTLFRQLLKEIALLMGYELTRDLPMTTQEIETPLTKMAAPVIMGKKVAVVPILRAGLGMADGLMELVPAARMGHIGLYRDHETKRPVEYFVKLPEPEGRIFILVDPMLATGHSASAAIDTLNKRGIADDNIRLMSLVAAPEGVRVVQAAHPTVPIFMAALDSHLNENAYIVPGLGDAGDRLFGTK, encoded by the coding sequence ATGGTCAAGACCTTCAAGGAATTTCCGACGCTCAGCGTGCTCGATCATCCGCTGATCCAGCACAAGCTCTCGATGATGCGCGACAAGGCAACGCCGACCACCTTGTTCCGGCAGCTGCTGAAGGAAATCGCGCTGCTCATGGGCTACGAGCTGACGCGCGACCTGCCGATGACGACGCAGGAGATCGAAACGCCACTCACCAAAATGGCGGCACCGGTCATCATGGGGAAGAAAGTCGCGGTGGTGCCGATCTTGCGCGCCGGCCTCGGCATGGCGGACGGATTGATGGAACTGGTGCCGGCGGCGCGGATGGGGCATATCGGTCTCTATCGCGACCATGAGACCAAGCGGCCGGTTGAATATTTCGTGAAGCTACCGGAACCGGAAGGCCGCATATTCATCCTGGTTGATCCCATGCTGGCGACTGGGCATTCAGCCTCGGCTGCGATCGATACGCTCAACAAACGCGGCATCGCCGACGACAATATCCGCCTGATGTCACTGGTGGCGGCGCCGGAGGGTGTGCGGGTTGTCCAAGCCGCCCATCCAACCGTGCCGATCTTCATGGCGGCATTGGATTCCCATCTCAACGAGAACGCCTATATCGTGCCGGGGCTCGGCGATGCCGGCGATCGCTTGTTCGGTACGAAGTGA